The DNA sequence tgtgtgaatagcaccaccctaaaCTAATagcataatttatttcatatctaatttacaaaagaaactgTGTACATGTAACGGTCTATTTTggctttagatgaatatatatCAGCACctgggtttgggtttgattcaaaaaaaaggagcatgtgtgtatgtatcatcttaacaataccattgaaagtgagcttaattagctagaaCGATTAAGACTTCCAAAGCTATtatgataaaaattaaaaaaaattattaaatgagAGCAGAGGCAGAGGAGGATAGTGGGAAAATAGGTCTTAGACAAAATGGATAAATGTCACCTATTGAGAGttacttcttttttctttctttttttggtgaagagcttcttcatttttttaataagaaagaatccatcaaaatctcttggaaagtggttggattgtttttgagtttttatatatataatcctccaaaatccaacatttaatgaaatccttaaaaatccgTATATTTTTGAATATCGACAGATTTAATgaataattttaaatcttaattgaatacaacaaaattttaaaggattgtttaaaatctcaattaaATATCCACAgactttcaaaatacaaaaaaatcttgtagactcttaaatgaatacacACCCTCCTTAGATAATTATCGATTTAATTCATTCTTTGTGTCCATAATTTTTAAAGTGCAGTTCAACAAACTAATAGTTTCGATCACAAATTCACCATACAAGATCgagaaatataaagaaaacaatACTTAATAAAGAAGATTAGAGTAGACACTGCTACTCTTCCTCCTCTGCTATACTAACaacacataaaaaataaaaaattactgaTACAAAATTTAAATGGGAAAATGAAGACTGTCGatccaaatttaaaaaaaacatataatttGTACGTTAAATAGAATTATTTACTTCTTCAATAATTGGCGTAACTTGGGGAAACAGATTAGAttaaagggaaaaattcaccaacagtgTTTAAacacttaagggactttcagaatgatacctgaacttacaaagttatcaatgtgataccttaactcattttttcgtatcactgtcatacctacgaccaatttccgttACGAAGCCGTTGAAAATGGTCACGTGACGTGCATGTGACTGAATTTcaaagggcaaaattgtctatTTATGTCtgaaacaaaaagcaaaaaaaaattaaatcatcATGCGTTCTTAAACAGTTAAACCTAGATCAGAATTTGGCCAAAGAAAGAAACCCAGATCAGAAGAATTAGTGTTTCCTTGAGCAAATAAAGTATCATTGTTTCATTTCGATTTCCTTTGCTTGAAGTCTGAGATTGTATGTCATCAAAGCTTCGTCTTTCTGATCTCTGCTGTTTGAGGTGATTATCTCTTTGAATTTCAGTCTGATTCCATACCGTTGGAAAAGTGTTTGTGAGATAATCACCAATTGCAATTGGAGTCAAATTCTTAGCCACCAATTGCAACAAGGAGCTGATTGGAGCTCGATTCTTCATCAAAAGTCATGAAGCCGCCACCAATGTCGACGGTCCAATAGCAGCAATCAATGGTTCCGTCAAATTTCCATCTCTGAGAGACGACGACGACCATGAGGGATGTCGGGGGCCTTGGGGCTTGTTTAGGTCCCGGCTTGCCGGAATTACAGACTTACAGTGATATGGCTGGGacgctttttttgtttttttgtttttttttgttctagATCTGGTGGTGAATGAAGCTCAAGGCTTAATAATCAGTTCTGGAAATAGGATCACTCTTTAGCTTTTGGCTTTGTTTAATCGAACTGAGGCTCAACTATTCAACCCAACCTTTATGAGCAAGATTgtgttttatatttttattggttTATTCAATATTAATGGATATGAAGAGAGATGAGGTGACACTACTAAGGTGTACATGTATGTGGGTAATGATTTTGatcaatttccaattataaTATGAAATTTGGAATTGATAGTTCTCTTTAGAGAGAGTTACCAACAACCTCTCAAGGTCACCCTCTCAAATCAGACATGTTGAGTCTGGGCAGATAAGTTCCCATAAACTGATAGAGACCAAAGAATCTAATGACTGGCTtgatgttgatgacattgtgaATAGATTGTGAAAGGTTTCTTTAATGAGTTTAATCTGAATTATGCTATGGGGACTATGATATATTGTACATATCATCATATGATTATGTAGTTACTGGGCATCAATGTGTTTGAGATCTTGATGGCTCTAttcaggaggaagaagaagtcgaaaaagaaggggagagagagagagagagagagagagagagagaacaaaaaaaaacccaatatttttttagggtaaattagtctttttgtCCTCATTTAGCGCTTCACGTGTGTCACACATTGTTatgttaacggttctgtgacggaaattaGTTGTAGGTATGACGGTGATAAGAAAAAATAAGTCCAGGATTGTAAGtttaggtatcattctgaaagtcttGTAAGTGTCCacacaccgttggtgaatttttccctagaTTAAATACCGCTACTCTTCCTCCTCTGCTTTACTAACATCACAatccataaaaaataaaaaaaattactgatACGAAATTCAAACTTGAAAACGAAGACTGTACGTCAATCCAAAATCAAAAGCATAATTTGCACGTGATAGAACTTTTTACCTCTTCAATAATTGGTGTAACTGGTGGAAACAATGGGTTATTTTATGACTCGGAGTGGATACGACAATTCCTCAGCACAAAGTCCCTACAAGTAGCTGGCTAGTGGCTACTCCTATAAATACCAGAGAGTTTGTTACGAGGTTCAGTACCAATCCATTAATCAATTATACAGAACACGCCTCTTCCTAATCCTTCCCTACCATCAATCTCCCAAAGCCTGAAGCGCCATCTTCATTTTCCATCATTAATTCTTCTTCATTATCATCATGAAGGTATGTGTGAGTTTCTGGCAAatgatgcatatatatatatatatgcattgtgGCAACATATAGCAAGCACTTCCAATTCAATTCTGGTCtttttgatttctgggttttctgccAATTCTGAAAGCTCTCTTCTGTGTTTTGATTTGCAGCAAAAGATGGTGATCAGGCTCTCTGTGCACGACGAGAGGTCTCGATCCAAGGCAATGAGGACAGCAGTTGGAGTTGATGGTAAATTACAACACTGTTCTTGCTCTGTTCTGTGTAATATCTCGTTGTTTTTCCAATCATCTCCGTAATTAATTGCTCTAGTTCTTCAAAATTAACTTAAACCCCCATTTGGGTGCTGATGGAAATAACAGGGGTGGATTCAGCAAGTCTGCCACTGGACAAGGACCAAATTGAAGTAACAGGAAATGATGTTGATGTGGTTTTGCTCACAACACTTCTCAGAAAAAACGTCAAGCGTGCTGAAGTCGTCAGTGTGAGCCCTGtcaaagaggaggaggagaagaaggaggagaagaaggaggagcCTAAAGTTGAGAAGAAGGAGGCGCCTAAAGTTGAGCAAATCATCTTCGGATGTCCTCAGACTTACCCATGCCAGTGCCCGCCATATATATGTACGTACCAGTGCTATGAGCCAAGCCCCAGTTGCTCCATTCTGTAATAATAGATGAATGTTAGACCCAAGAGATCATACCCTTCATTCCAACAGTGATTTAGATTAATAATTTAGTATGATGGTACTACATATATGGTTCCCTTCGATGAAATATCGACCATGGTTTCATACCAGTTGGCTTCATATCGATCATGACTTACCCAGTTGCTTCATACCAGTGCccattgttggaaaatttgatattatattttattttccataatttgtggATAAATAATTTAGTGAAAAGATGTGAAGTTGAATAAAAGTACATGACTATGCGATGAGAAGTCATGATTAATCACAAAAGATAACTTTCGGTGAAAAATCATCTCTCCTCCAAAAGTCACCTTAGAGCATCTCTCATGGTAGGCTAAAAGCCAAATGGTTTTAGC is a window from the Rosa chinensis cultivar Old Blush chromosome 2, RchiOBHm-V2, whole genome shotgun sequence genome containing:
- the LOC112190132 gene encoding disease resistance protein RGA5 codes for the protein MKQKMVIRLSVHDERSRSKAMRTAVGVDGVDSASLPLDKDQIEVTGNDVDVVLLTTLLRKNVKRAEVVSVSPVKEEEEKKEEKKEEPKVEKKEAPKVEQIIFGCPQTYPCQCPPYICTYQCYEPSPSCSIL